Proteins from a single region of Corynebacterium casei LMG S-19264:
- a CDS encoding DoxX family protein, with protein MSTNKPSNDQPDKASDFDDELGVPSYNPPTDAKQDVSRKAPSNEPTLSFNRPTQAQQQAAKSNSLDDAKLSDAPTTAPASPVSKKNGNAATPKDSSAGADAASAGSASAGGAAAGGAAAGGVAAAASEPKRSSVFDRPGRAQPQEITPNNTPPNNNQAPQSPVESQPTETMNLGPTTGSQNNSYDDRDFANRNDSFANDPTTVSPAVGNGYEPTTVQPAAAPAGAAAGVGAGAGAGAASAQHFDTPSQYSDGTAMALDADTAAAAQAEEEKALRRQYGKRGTIDFGLLFIRFALGGFLIIEGVRTLFSIGESAGISGLESEYASYTMANILAMGVPVGQLVAGTFLVLGLLTPFASMLALVVTGFMAIHELAVSGTGLDVFAWPESLWLALILFVVNVGVQFTGPGFISVDCALGVKALSSPARRPLASSWIFFILGAAALVAVWWFAAGINPLG; from the coding sequence ATGAGCACGAATAAACCGTCCAATGATCAACCTGATAAGGCATCAGACTTTGATGATGAGTTGGGTGTTCCTTCGTACAATCCACCAACCGACGCGAAGCAGGATGTCAGCCGAAAGGCGCCGTCCAATGAGCCAACTTTGTCCTTCAACAGGCCAACTCAGGCTCAGCAGCAGGCAGCAAAGAGCAATTCGCTTGACGATGCCAAGCTGAGCGACGCCCCCACCACCGCCCCCGCGTCACCTGTTTCCAAGAAGAATGGCAATGCGGCGACTCCTAAGGATTCTTCCGCCGGCGCCGACGCGGCATCCGCCGGTTCCGCATCCGCAGGTGGCGCTGCTGCTGGGGGCGCTGCAGCAGGGGGAGTAGCAGCCGCTGCGTCTGAACCGAAGCGCTCGAGTGTGTTTGACCGCCCAGGGCGTGCTCAGCCGCAAGAGATTACGCCGAATAACACCCCGCCGAATAATAATCAGGCTCCGCAGTCACCTGTTGAGTCCCAACCTACGGAGACGATGAACTTGGGCCCTACAACTGGTTCACAGAACAATTCCTACGATGACCGTGACTTTGCCAACCGCAATGATTCCTTCGCGAATGACCCAACCACGGTCTCCCCAGCGGTAGGCAACGGCTACGAGCCAACCACCGTGCAGCCGGCAGCAGCGCCAGCAGGCGCAGCAGCCGGTGTGGGTGCTGGCGCAGGCGCTGGTGCAGCATCAGCGCAGCACTTTGATACTCCATCGCAGTACTCCGATGGAACCGCGATGGCTTTGGATGCTGACACCGCTGCCGCAGCGCAGGCTGAGGAAGAAAAGGCACTGCGCCGCCAGTACGGCAAGCGCGGCACCATCGACTTCGGTTTGCTGTTTATCCGCTTTGCGCTGGGCGGCTTCCTCATCATTGAGGGTGTTCGCACCCTGTTTAGCATTGGCGAATCCGCTGGCATCTCTGGCCTGGAGTCGGAGTACGCAAGCTACACCATGGCGAACATCCTGGCCATGGGCGTTCCCGTCGGCCAGCTGGTCGCAGGTACCTTCCTGGTCCTGGGCTTGCTCACCCCATTTGCATCGATGTTGGCGCTGGTAGTCACCGGCTTCATGGCCATTCATGAGCTGGCAGTTTCCGGCACCGGCCTGGATGTTTTCGCGTGGCCTGAGTCCCTGTGGTTGGCACTGATTCTGTTCGTGGTCAACGTCGGCGTGCAGTTCACCGGCCCTGGCTTTATCTCCGTGGACTGCGCACTGGGGGTGAAGGCACTGTCTAGCCCAGCTCGTCGCCCACTGGCTTCTTCCTGGATCTTCTTCATCCTGGGCGCAGCCGCACTGGTTGCCGTCTGGTGGTTCGCTGCAGGCATCAATCCCTTAGGCTAA
- the ilvD gene encoding dihydroxy-acid dehydratase, translating to MFPLRSKVTTIGRQASGARALWRATGTKENEFGRPIVAIANSYTQFVPGHVHLKNVGDIVADAIREAGGVPKEFNTIAVDDGIAMGHAGMLYSLPSREIISDSVEYMVNAHTADALVCISNCDKITPGMLNAALRLNIPTIFVSGGPMEAGKAVVVDGVAQAPTDLITAITASASDEVDDAGLKLVEESACPTCGSCSGMFTANSMNCLTEALGLALPGNGTTLATHAFRRRLFEQAGTTIVDMCRRYYGEEDESVLPRNIANEDAFYNAMALDMAMGGSTNTILHTLAAAQEGAIDFTLNDIEAVSDAVPCLSKVAPNGVWHIEDVHRAGGIPAILGELRRSGHLKMNVHTALYKDANQWLDDWDIRGGKELDKARDLYLAAPGGVRTTEPFSTENVWESLDTDQEHGCIHSAEFSYSDQGGLVVLRGNLAPNGAIIKAAGVEEELWHFQGPARVVESQEEAVSIILKREVQAGDVIVIRYEGPAGGPGMQEMLHPTSFLKGSGLGKKCALITDGRFSGGTSGLSIGHISPEAAHGGVIGLVQNGDPITIDVRKRALTLDIDEDELERRRAEQERREKPWTPVSRDRPVTKALRAYANMATSADMGAVRIVDGHIA from the coding sequence ATGTTTCCTCTGCGCTCTAAAGTAACCACCATCGGCCGTCAAGCATCTGGTGCTCGCGCGCTCTGGCGCGCAACCGGCACCAAGGAAAATGAGTTCGGCCGGCCAATCGTGGCTATTGCTAACTCTTATACTCAGTTCGTTCCGGGCCACGTTCACTTGAAGAATGTCGGTGACATTGTTGCTGACGCCATTCGTGAAGCAGGCGGTGTTCCGAAAGAATTCAACACCATCGCGGTCGATGACGGTATCGCCATGGGCCACGCCGGTATGCTCTACTCCCTGCCATCACGTGAGATCATTTCGGACTCCGTGGAGTACATGGTCAACGCGCACACTGCCGATGCCCTGGTGTGTATTTCTAACTGTGACAAGATCACCCCAGGCATGCTCAACGCAGCGCTGCGTTTGAACATCCCCACCATCTTCGTCTCCGGCGGCCCAATGGAGGCCGGCAAGGCAGTTGTTGTTGATGGCGTCGCCCAGGCACCGACGGACTTGATTACGGCGATCACGGCATCGGCCAGCGATGAAGTGGATGATGCCGGCCTGAAACTGGTCGAGGAATCTGCTTGTCCTACCTGTGGTTCTTGCTCCGGCATGTTTACCGCAAACTCCATGAACTGCCTGACTGAGGCCCTGGGCTTGGCGCTGCCGGGCAACGGCACCACCTTGGCAACCCATGCTTTCCGTCGTCGTCTGTTTGAGCAGGCCGGCACCACCATCGTTGACATGTGCCGCCGTTACTACGGCGAGGAGGACGAGTCCGTCCTGCCACGCAACATCGCCAACGAGGACGCTTTCTACAACGCCATGGCACTGGATATGGCCATGGGCGGCTCCACCAACACCATTTTGCACACCCTGGCTGCAGCTCAGGAAGGCGCCATCGACTTCACCTTGAATGACATCGAGGCCGTCTCTGACGCTGTGCCTTGCCTGTCGAAGGTTGCACCGAACGGTGTCTGGCACATCGAGGACGTTCACCGCGCCGGCGGTATCCCCGCTATCTTGGGCGAGCTGCGCCGCTCCGGACATTTGAAGATGAATGTTCACACCGCGCTGTACAAGGATGCCAACCAGTGGCTGGATGACTGGGATATCCGCGGCGGCAAGGAACTGGACAAGGCGCGTGACTTGTACCTGGCTGCCCCAGGTGGCGTTCGCACCACTGAGCCTTTCTCCACCGAAAACGTCTGGGAGTCCTTGGACACCGACCAGGAACATGGTTGCATCCACTCCGCTGAGTTCTCCTACTCTGACCAGGGTGGTCTGGTTGTCCTGCGCGGCAACCTGGCGCCCAACGGCGCCATCATCAAGGCCGCCGGCGTCGAGGAAGAGCTGTGGCACTTCCAGGGCCCAGCCCGCGTTGTGGAATCTCAGGAAGAGGCAGTGTCCATCATCCTCAAGCGCGAGGTCCAGGCTGGTGATGTCATTGTCATCCGCTACGAAGGCCCCGCCGGCGGTCCAGGCATGCAGGAAATGCTGCACCCAACGTCCTTCCTGAAGGGCTCCGGCCTGGGCAAGAAGTGTGCGCTGATCACTGACGGCCGCTTCTCTGGTGGTACCTCCGGTTTGTCCATCGGCCACATCTCCCCTGAGGCTGCTCACGGCGGCGTCATCGGTCTGGTCCAAAATGGCGACCCAATCACCATCGATGTCCGCAAGCGCGCGCTGACCCTGGACATCGACGAAGACGAGCTGGAGCGTCGCCGCGCTGAGCAGGAGCGCCGCGAAAAGCCATGGACTCCGGTCAGCCGTGACCGTCCAGTCACCAAGGCGCTGCGTGCGTACGCGAACATGGCTACTTCTGCCGATATGGGCGCTGTCCGTATCGTTGACGGTCACATCGCTTAG
- a CDS encoding PH domain-containing protein, which produces MTDPVPADSPADNADNTSATPGTAETIPALTGKTKDFVPERTHVFALAMMAMVCIIMAGWNPLLIGWTTLIPLIWIYWVLRAKTTVGNDGIAIRYAFRGAKSISWDEFEGVGFKGSKSFAATKSGEKHMLPGVTFNSLPGLFDASRGRIPDALSEGKAAADEKVVIVHRDGQQILMSKDEFAQYKAANETDDVSHRGQNSSPRETPPETPRTQIRGRDGVE; this is translated from the coding sequence ATGACCGATCCCGTGCCTGCTGATAGTCCTGCCGACAACGCCGACAACACCTCCGCTACCCCTGGTACCGCCGAAACCATTCCGGCGCTCACCGGTAAGACCAAAGATTTTGTTCCGGAGCGCACTCACGTTTTCGCGCTCGCCATGATGGCCATGGTGTGCATCATCATGGCCGGCTGGAATCCCCTTCTCATTGGTTGGACCACCCTGATTCCACTCATTTGGATCTACTGGGTGCTGCGCGCAAAAACCACCGTGGGCAATGACGGCATTGCTATCCGCTACGCATTTCGTGGCGCGAAGTCCATCTCATGGGATGAGTTTGAGGGCGTGGGCTTTAAGGGTTCCAAATCTTTCGCGGCCACCAAGTCCGGCGAAAAGCACATGCTACCGGGTGTTACGTTCAATTCTTTGCCAGGGCTTTTCGATGCCTCCCGCGGCCGCATCCCGGACGCCCTTAGTGAGGGCAAAGCTGCAGCCGATGAGAAGGTGGTCATTGTTCACCGTGATGGCCAGCAGATTCTCATGAGCAAGGATGAGTTCGCACAATACAAGGCCGCCAACGAGACCGATGACGTCTCACACCGTGGACAGAATAGCTCACCCCGTGAGACACCCCCGGAAACTCCACGGACTCAGATTCGCGGACGTGACGGAGTAGAGTAA
- a CDS encoding glycosyltransferase family 87 protein, whose product MTTSPNTDLTSYGPVEGGSTRLSFLPPALAGVVGVLGLVIATITTAIQVMSTDFPIDMVIYREGVKAFMEGGEVYSVPMMAGDIALPFIYPPFGALVMVPLAGDWFSHAMAGDIMIVLSNLLIGLVVLLLAFALNRQRSNPFVSSDVIAAASLIWGIVLIFEPVRLNNGFAQINIIIMVLVALDLIPRKRLKWLPQGWLIGVAAAIKITPLAMLLYFLVRKEIKPIITAAISAIIATLIAAAVRWDVAWEYFSVKLLSMGTGGDFGVQTAYQSNSSIKGAIERLYTSQEGMETASTITNIIWLCLAIITVVLGGWLMVALMKRGLNIEAWMINAFIMLLISPVSWSHHWVWVAIAIPVLLYRAITWRHLNWAAGILISILSLWAILVVTVPPKWYWADGINVWDMELVFKLVINDFVWLSVSTMLALAYILRFVPAKAPAAR is encoded by the coding sequence GTGACTACTTCGCCGAATACTGATCTAACCTCGTATGGCCCCGTGGAAGGTGGTTCTACGCGACTAAGTTTCCTACCCCCCGCCCTTGCCGGCGTGGTCGGAGTTCTGGGCCTTGTCATCGCCACCATCACCACGGCGATTCAGGTGATGTCGACAGACTTTCCCATCGACATGGTTATCTACCGTGAAGGTGTTAAAGCATTCATGGAAGGCGGCGAGGTTTACTCCGTTCCCATGATGGCCGGAGATATCGCCCTGCCGTTTATCTACCCGCCTTTCGGCGCGCTTGTCATGGTGCCCCTGGCTGGTGATTGGTTTAGCCACGCCATGGCCGGCGACATCATGATTGTTCTGTCCAACCTGCTCATCGGCCTAGTCGTCCTGCTGCTAGCCTTCGCCTTAAACCGGCAGCGCAGCAATCCTTTTGTCAGCAGCGATGTCATCGCCGCCGCCTCACTTATCTGGGGCATCGTGCTCATCTTCGAACCGGTGCGCCTCAACAACGGCTTCGCGCAGATCAACATCATCATCATGGTTCTCGTTGCCTTAGATCTGATTCCCCGTAAGCGCCTGAAGTGGCTGCCGCAGGGCTGGCTTATCGGTGTTGCCGCGGCCATCAAAATCACCCCGCTGGCCATGCTGCTGTACTTTTTGGTCCGCAAAGAAATCAAACCGATCATCACCGCTGCTATCTCCGCGATCATCGCAACACTGATTGCCGCTGCCGTGCGCTGGGACGTGGCCTGGGAGTACTTCTCCGTCAAACTGTTGTCCATGGGCACCGGCGGCGACTTCGGCGTGCAAACCGCGTATCAATCCAACAGCTCTATCAAGGGCGCTATCGAGCGCCTCTACACCTCCCAAGAGGGCATGGAAACTGCCAGCACCATCACCAACATCATCTGGCTATGCCTTGCGATCATCACCGTCGTCCTCGGCGGCTGGCTCATGGTCGCGTTGATGAAGCGCGGTCTCAACATCGAAGCCTGGATGATCAACGCATTCATCATGCTGCTCATCTCCCCTGTCAGCTGGTCCCACCACTGGGTCTGGGTCGCCATCGCCATCCCGGTGCTGCTCTACCGCGCGATTACCTGGCGCCACCTCAACTGGGCTGCCGGCATCCTCATCTCCATCTTGAGCCTGTGGGCCATCCTCGTCGTGACGGTTCCCCCAAAGTGGTACTGGGCCGACGGCATCAATGTCTGGGACATGGAGCTGGTGTTCAAACTAGTCATAAATGACTTCGTCTGGCTTTCAGTCTCGACCATGCTGGCACTCGCCTACATACTCCGCTTCGTGCCAGCCAAAGCACCTGCTGCCCGTTAA